The nucleotide window CCTAAATATTTCTACTTATCTGTTTACACCTTCATCTTCTTCCTCTGTGACATTAGTTCCTGGCACACCACTTGGCTGGCCATCTCCTACTTCCTAAGACTGGTCAGTGTGTCTCATCCTTTCTTTCTTCGGCTGAGGTCCTGTTTCCCGTCCTCAGCCTTGCCCTTACTCCTCGCTTCTGTCCTGGGCTCCTTCCTCATTAATCTTCCTATTTATTTCACCACTCATGTTGACTTACTAAGATTTCCTACCAACGAGTCCTCCAGAGCCGACTACACAGAGGAGCTCCACCCATCCAGCATCCTCCTTCACGTTGTATTTAGCTGCTGTCTGCCCATAATCTTCACTCTCCCCTGCATTGGTCTCAGTGTCAAGTCTCTTCTGGGTCATGTGTGGAAGATGAGACAGAGCTCCTCTCAGTACAGCTTCTCTCCTCAGCTCCAGGCTCTGGTTCAGGCGGCCGGGACAATGATTCTTCGAGTAGTCGCAGAACTGACCTTCAACCTCATCATCACCGGTATCCTATCTACATCATACAACATGCCGCCGACAATGGTGACCATCGTATGGTTCTATATTATGACTTTCCCCACAGCTCAGTCTCTCATTTTAATAATGGGAAGCCCCAGACTCAGAAGCCAACTGCTCGGACATGGAGAACGCTCTACAAAGTGACATGATTCCTGGCTTTATATGAGCTCACTGGTACATCCACATAGAGATTTGCAATCCATCTCTTATATCTGAATTCTGTCTGCATTAAAATGATTAGAACTGATTCCTTATTGATTTTTGTTAACCCTTAAGCAGTTGCTTGGTCTGTTATGACCCTCATAGACGTTCAAAGTGACGGACTCTGTACTAAGAAACTGACTGTAGCTAGAAATGGGCAAAACAAACTGATCAAATACCAATTGAACccgaactttaaaggggttgtccggtatTTTTACATAACCTAGCATTGCACTGACCTCTGTGGTGCTGTATCCTCTATACCAGAGCTTCTCaaacagtgaggcgccccctagttgttggtgaggcccagctcggGAGCCAGTTTTtatacaaaagtaactatgatctgcacagtcctccaaaatctccattttagcaacattataaatttatttcatacttgctttattagtatatagagcttgggaggcAGGTGAAAGgcggccctagcattattttcagcttttaaatggactttcactacAGATGGTGatgcccaggcgccctcttggtcagtctggtgaggcccgggcattgccttggtctgttgggtgaggctccagtagaaaaagtttgagaagcgctgctctacACACACTTCTATACTTTATTTAGagcttattgtgttctcaggctcagtcacatgaccgctctgcctgtgttttctgtacttcctgtgatgtcacatgaccgctcTTCCTGGGTTTTttgtacttcctgtgatgtcacatgagcGCTCTGCCACCCAGCTTCTTGTAGTCAGTAAGATGGagatcatccagctttcccagcatcctgtagtcagtattgtagcaatatgtatatgctgtgtatggcAGAAcaagtatgatgtggtcacccagctttcccagcatcttgtagtcagtatgatggaggtcacccagctttctcagcatcctgtagtcagtatgataggggtcacccagctttccatgcatggaggtcacccatctttcccagcatcatgtagtcagtatgatagggggtcacccagctttcccagcatcttgtagtcagtatgatggaggtcccccagctttcccagcattttgtagtcagtatgatggaggtcacccagctttcccagcatattgtAGTCAGTATCATAGGGGGTCACCCGGCTTTCCCAGCATATTGTAGTCAGTATCATAGGGGGTCACccggctttcccagcatcctgtagtcagtatgatatggagtcacccagctttcctaggagtATTGGCACCTCAGTATAAGCAGAGGTTGGGGAGATGAAGCATAGGCACAGTTGAAAACCTGGGAGAGCTGGATAACACTCTTTTTATTGGGGTAATATGCTGATACTGctgtatgtaatatactggggacactAATACTTCTGTATAAAATATACTGGGGACAATAATACTGGAGACTGTAATGCTCCCTCTGTATTGTCCTTATTGTAAGGTCCATATAATGAGGACAATATAGGGACAATTCTCCCCCCCAtgacaaaccacacccacaataggccacaccccactgaggccacacccctttttgtcaaagctaaagtgtcacaggaaaaaaataatttcttatgttggcaactatgctgtAGTGTacatgtaatccaggactacaactcctaacatgtacaggtgtgctggggtttgtagtcctactgTCCTATAGGACACATATcgcactctgataggtcacaggggAGGATGGACACCCAGGGATACAGGGGAGAATGGACGCCCGGGGACACAGGGGAGGATGgacgcccggggacacagaggacgaTGGACGCCCGGAACACAGAGGATGATGGACGCCCGGAGACACAGAGGACGATGGACGCCCGGAGACACAGAGGATGATGGACGcccactctgataggtcacaggtcAGATATcccactctgataggtcacattCCACACTCTGATCGGGGACACAGGGGAGGATGGATGCccagggatacaggggaggatgGACACCCAAGGTTACAGGGGAGGATGGACGCCCGGGGACACAGGGGAGGATggatgcccggggacacagaagaggatggacgcccggggacacagaggatgaTGGACGCTCGGGGACAGAGGATGATGgacgcccggggacacagaggatgatggacgcccggggacacagaggagggaggaggtccaggggacacagaggagggaggaggccctgggggacacagaggaggatggacgcccggggacacagaggaagaTGGACGCCCTGGGACAGAGAGGTGACAAAAGGTCAGAGAAAATCacaaagggaaagggacagattacaaattattccctAATCTATTAAGAAAGAGATGTTGGACAACTGCTTTAAGGTTGTCTCCCCGGCCTGCTGACTACAATTACTTGGCCTGTTCCTCGCTTCCTCGCTGCCTCGCTCTGACCAGCTGCTGTTCACACTGGGACCAGACATGTGAAGccacctggtgtcctctagccgcagaagtccagcatcctggagcaggagaaAGGCCTTGAGGGTCTGTTACAACCACTCAGTACTGCCACCCTATGTCACCCCGATAGGGACGTAGTTCTAGGCTCTCTTCTACACTTAGTCCAGTTcagttctgcccccccccccccctcacacacacacacacagacacactcacaCTTTGACTATATAGGGATGTTGTTCTAGGCTCTCTTCTATACAGCCCCTCTATTCCAACCATCTCTAGGGCCACAAGGACTTAGTGAAGTTGGGGGTTAGTTCATACCCTCAGCTATATCATGGACTGTTTGGGATTTACCATGCCCTATGGGCCCCAGCATAGTGGTTATATGTGACCTCACTCTATATAACAGTAGGTATTGGCAGCTCACTGGTTATTTCCATTATTGCTTACTCCCCTAGATTATAACCCACACAGGATAAGACATGAGACATCTCTCGACTATCTTAGCAGTTACTGTCGGCCTTGCAGGTGTTGGCATTTGTTAGGGCTTTAGGCTGGTGACCTGGGGGCGACCATGTGTGTTTATGGATTTTTTAGTGTAGCGCCTGTTTTACGTTTTTTCATTGCAGTTGTCATCTTAGCATCTGCTTTGGTATTTTCCACATTGGTGGAATAGTGAACATTAGATAAGTTATAtggataatgtataggggatgtgttaGAGCtcatgtgaaaataaataaagtagTGGGCAGGTTTGTGGCCAGGAATGGGGGTTTGGTGGTGCATCACGCTGATCTAGAAGTGTCTTCGAATGAGTTCTTGTGTGCGGATGGAATTCACCTAAACGCCTTGGGGGTTGGATTTGTGGACTTTGGTGATTAAGGAGGCGATGGAGTAGGACCTTGAGTTGTGAAGGGATGATCATGGGTGAGGAGTCACCAATGTTCGCTTTGGCAGTTGTGGGAAGGGGATTTCTAGGCACCTCTAAAAGTGGGATACAGTTTTAGGTTGTGTGGGGAAATATTTTACCTGTAGTTAGTGAGTGAGAGATCCTGTGACCAAGGTCAGAGAGGGGAAGTTTTGGCTTCAATGCATTATGTCCATGGGTCAGATGGTTACGAATGGGGTAAAGTTGGTGGCCTCCCTGGTGGTTAGAGACTGTAGTTATTTGTATCTTCCcccctcttctccttcacagCTTCTTCCCCTCTGCAACCAACCGCAGAGCCTTGTCTTCTTAGAATGAGCCTTCCCTATGTTTGTGGCTCAGGACATCATCTTACTGGTGTATCTGGTGATCAGCTGTATATCAGGGACCATTCTCAATTCATAATTCATAATTTACTTCCAGGACTGGAGAGGACATAGAAGTGTTGGTATTTGTGGTCAGATCACTTTCATCATGTCCTCAATGTGGTGCTGCAGTTTTCCCTCACCATGGATGGGATATTTTA belongs to Dendropsophus ebraccatus isolate aDenEbr1 chromosome 9, aDenEbr1.pat, whole genome shotgun sequence and includes:
- the LOC138801932 gene encoding taste receptor type 2 member 9-like, translated to MDAAPRLVCIVYLVISWISGTILNSWVVLTHLQDWRRPRSVGICDQITFITSVINVVLQFFLTIDGMFERFDLYLQLPKYFYLSVYTFIFFLCDISSWHTTWLAISYFLRLVSVSHPFFLRLRSCFPSSALPLLLASVLGSFLINLPIYFTTHVDLLRFPTNESSRADYTEELHPSSILLHVVFSCCLPIIFTLPCIGLSVKSLLGHVWKMRQSSSQYSFSPQLQALVQAAGTMILRVVAELTFNLIITGILSTSYNMPPTMVTIVWFYIMTFPTAQSLILIMGSPRLRSQLLGHGERSTK